One segment of Dehalogenimonas sp. THU2 DNA contains the following:
- the rplL gene encoding 50S ribosomal protein L7/L12 — protein sequence MAVNDIITEIKALNVMELAELVKALEAEFGVSAAVQMAAAPAAGGSAEPAAPVEEQTEFDVILKDIGANKINVIRVVRELTNLGLKESKDLVEAAPKAVKEAVSKEEAASAKEKLEAVGATVQVK from the coding sequence ATGGCTGTTAACGACATTATCACGGAAATCAAGGCACTGAATGTGATGGAACTGGCTGAGCTGGTCAAGGCTCTCGAAGCAGAGTTCGGCGTCAGCGCGGCGGTCCAGATGGCTGCGGCTCCCGCTGCCGGCGGCTCGGCTGAACCGGCGGCTCCGGTTGAAGAGCAGACCGAATTCGATGTTATCCTCAAGGACATCGGCGCCAACAAGATCAACGTCATCCGCGTCGTCCGCGAACTGACCAACCTCGGCCTCAAAGAGTCCAAGGATCTGGTCGAAGCCGCCCCCAAAGCGGTCAAAGAAGCGGTCAGCAAGGAAGAGGCGGCCAGCGCCAAAGAGAAGCTGGAAGCCGTCGGCGCCACCGTTCAAGTCAAATAA
- the rplJ gene encoding 50S ribosomal protein L10 → MPNAKVRLKKQQTIDELEKIISEASVAIITDYRGVSTAELTKLRTKLRQSQVGYKVVKNTLVKNAANGAGKNKLAPVFDGPIAMAYGFGEDVAAPAKMVLEHIVTSKSVMTVAGGFLGSSPLSAEDVTTLSKLPPKKVLISKVLGGIQTPIYRLVGTLNAPIQGLVTVLNGRLKQIEEAK, encoded by the coding sequence ATGCCCAATGCCAAAGTAAGACTCAAAAAACAGCAGACTATCGATGAATTGGAAAAGATCATTTCAGAAGCCAGCGTGGCCATCATCACGGATTACCGTGGTGTCAGCACCGCGGAACTGACTAAACTACGCACCAAGCTGCGCCAGTCCCAGGTCGGTTATAAAGTGGTGAAGAACACCCTGGTGAAGAACGCCGCCAACGGCGCGGGCAAAAACAAGCTGGCTCCGGTGTTCGACGGCCCCATCGCCATGGCGTATGGTTTCGGTGAAGATGTGGCTGCGCCGGCTAAAATGGTTCTGGAGCACATCGTAACCTCCAAATCGGTGATGACGGTCGCCGGAGGATTTCTTGGATCCAGCCCCCTGAGCGCCGAAGACGTGACCACCCTGTCCAAACTGCCGCCCAAGAAGGTCTTGATCTCCAAGGTCCTGGGCGGTATCCAGACCCCCATCTACCGGCTGGTAGGCACTCTCAACGCGCCTATCCAGGGACTGGTAACCGTCTTGAACGGACGCCTCAAGCAAATAGAAGAAGCCAAATAA